The Paenibacillus yonginensis genome segment AGCATAACCGCAAGATAAGCAGCGAGCTGGGACACATAAATCATGTGATTCAGCGAATACCCTTTCTGCAGAATCTCATATCCTTCTTCAAATAACCGCACGACATTGGCATTCTGCTGGGCGCCTAATAAAAGGGGTTCGGGCTGTTTATCGAAGTCTTCAAAGAAAACCGCGGCCTGTTCGCCTTTCATATGCCACCAGTAGATGCTCCAGGGATGGTCTTCGGAAGAGGCGTACCGATGCCCGGCGCCTGCAGGAATGACGGCGGCAAACCCTTTGCGCAGCCACTGCTTTCTCCCCTCCTGAAGCTGAATCCATCCTTCGCCTCCCGCACAATAAATGAGAATGTAAGCCCCGATTCCGTCCGGCCGTTCCCGGTAATGGTATTTGGCTTCCGGGAAATAACCGGTATCCGTTACATATAGAGGAGCAACAAGCGGATGCTTAGAGATCTTATTCAGTATATCGTCCGGCAATACAATCAGCTTCTGTGACGTAAATCCGTCTATTTTTCTTATCGTATCCATAGTTCAACTATGATCTATTCGGGGGGTGATGTCAACGGGCAACAGGTCCGAAATCATCAAATAATCCATCAAGACCATGAGATTGTCAATGGAACACGGAAGCGGGGGCGAGGTAACATAGCCTTATAAGAAAGCGATTTCTTGACAGAAAGGATGAATATGAACCATGTCCAGCATCTCTTTGCAACCCGCCGTCAAGGTTTGGGAGGAAGACGTTGAAATTCCGACTTATGAAACCGGCCGCCCGGATAAAAATCCGATGTTCCTTGAGAAACGGGTGTATCAGGGCAGCTCAGGCCGCGTGTATCCGCATCCGGTCATCGACAAGATTGAAGACGAGAAAGTGATGAAGTCCTACCGGATCGTATTCCTGGAGAATGAATTCGTACAGATTCAAATCATGCCGCAAATCGGCGGCCGGATCTACCGGGCTCTCGATAAAACCAATAATTATGACTTTGTCTATTACAATCAGGTCATTAAACCGGCGCTGGTCGGATTGGCCGGACCGTGGATCTCTGGCGGGATCGAATTCAACTGGCCACAGCATCACCGGCCAAACACGTTTGGCCCGGTAGAATACCGGACCGAGGAGAATCAGGACGGCAGCAAAACCGTCTGGGTCGGTGAAACGGACAAGATGTACGGCACCAAAGTGACCACCGGCTTTACGCTGTACCCCGGCAAGGCTTATCTGGAAATTCATGCCCAGCTGTACAACCGGACAGCAGAGCCGCAGACGTTCCTGTGGTGGGCCAATCCGGCGGTAGCCGTCAATGATCATACCCAATCCGTATTTCCGCCGGATGTCCATGCCGTATTCGACCATGGCAAACGCGACGTCTCCAAATTCCCGATCGCTACGGGCACCTATTACAAGATGGATTATTCCGCCGGCGTCGACATTTCCAAATACAGCAACATCCCGGTGCCGACCTCCTACATGGCTTATCATTCCGATTTCAACTTTGTCGGCGGTTATGATCATGGCGTTCAGGCCGGGATTCTCCATTTTGCCAACAAACACGTATCTCCGGGCAAAAAGCAGTGGACCTGGGGCAACGGTGAGTTCGGCCAGGCGTGGGACCGGAACTTGACGGATGAAGACGGTCCTTACATCGAGCTGATGACCGGGGTTTATACGGACAACCAGCCCGATTTTACCTGGCTGCATCCTTACGAAGAGAAAAGCTTCAAACAATATTTTATGCCCTACAAGCAGATTGGGATGGTAAAGAACGCCTCCCTGGAAGCTGCGGTAAACCTCGAAGTCCATGAGGGAAAAGCGATGGTGCAGGCGTATGCGACCTCCTTGTTTGAGCAGGCGCGGGTCGTTGTGCAAGGGCGTCTGAAGACCTATGTGGATCAAAGCTTGACCTTGTCTCCAACTCAAACGTATAAAGCCGAATTGGAGCTTGCGTACGGCGAGCTGGAAGAAGATCTGAAAGTAACGGTTTACGAGCAGGGCGGCCGCGAGCTGGTTGCCTTCCAGCCTCTGCCGAAGTCGATTGAGCCGCTGCCTGAACCGGCGAAAGCGATCGGAGAACCGGAAGAGCTGGCGAATACGGAAGCCTTGTATTTGGCCGGACAACATCTGGAGCAATACCGTCATGCGACTTATGAGCCGGAGCCTTATTATCTGGAGGGACTGAAACGGGATCCGGGCGATATCCGGCTGAACAACGCTTATGGATTGCTGCTGCTCCGCCGCGGGCTGTTCGCGGAGAGCGAAATGTATTTCCGCAAAGCGGCGGAGACGCTCACGCGGCATAAC includes the following:
- a CDS encoding AraC family transcriptional regulator, with amino-acid sequence MDTIRKIDGFTSQKLIVLPDDILNKISKHPLVAPLYVTDTGYFPEAKYHYRERPDGIGAYILIYCAGGEGWIQLQEGRKQWLRKGFAAVIPAGAGHRYASSEDHPWSIYWWHMKGEQAAVFFEDFDKQPEPLLLGAQQNANVVRLFEEGYEILQKGYSLNHMIYVSQLAAYLAVMLRLPQLLSADSNRQPGNKGNMDGTIRYMSEHLEGRLTLAELASQANLSVPHLTHRFKQATGYSPVDYYLRLKIQRACQMLDLTDQSIKEISHRLGFQDPYYFSRLFKKIMGKPPTEYRETRKG